CTTTTGTTGAGTCCTTTTCTGGACGATTCTATCTGGTTCGCGGTTTATAGGACAAGATGGAGACGGTTTAATTTAGACAAGTGGATAGATAGATTATAGatacatgttaattttaggtagattctttttcttttttggtgtaatgactttaaattaaacagttttttcttcttctaatctACCCAATAAAGATAGAAGTGCAAAAGCGAGAATTTCTGCATCCGTACATTATTCTGAAGGAATTTGATCtaagaaaagaaattaaattatttaacccTCCCTTCGTATTTTAAATGACGTTTTGAATAaagattcaaattttaaaaaataaaaaataaatattaaaaatttcaaaataaaaaaaaatgttattttgattaattttatttttttaaaactatttttgtaacaaaaacttaaaaatagttatttaaaaaaattgctcAATAAAACATCACTTTATCTTTATGTACCAGTATCCCTTATTGTTGCaagtttttgtctttgtttctatataactataatgataaattataaatattatcatAACTAAAACCATATATTTATCAAATACATTTTTTAGTCAAATGACGTTCGTTTTATTCCTTGAATTAGGAAACCACGCAATAAAAACAAAGTGGCCAAGAGAAATGTCACAGTTTGACCCACTCATTCATCATCGTAAAGTAGGCCAGGCCATAGAAATGTCAGAGCTTCTCACTTCCTCTTCCCATTCCCTAAGGTGAGTAGCTCAAAGTTCTGGAGCGCGGTGTCACGAGCAGTCCTCGATGGCACAGCtcgagaaaatgaagaagacgaTGGTCTAGTGGTCGGGTCAGGAACATGCTGAGTCCTTTGAGCGGTTGAGGAACGCCCATTGTTTGGAACAACTCTGCTCGAGCGGTTCTCTGTGAAGTCAGCTGAAGAAGTAGCTCGAACGACGCTGGAGACAATGGCGGCTTTTCTTGAAGAACTTGCGTGTCTTGTTGAAGAGATTGGTCTTTCAACAACTCTCTCGTAGTTTTGCTAACCAAGAACGaagtttatttgttttaaagtatATTTCAAGAGTATTGATAAGaagattttgataaatttttaaagatGACTCACTGGTGTTATTGTGTCCTTTGATGATGCTAATGCATTCTCTGAGGTTCTCGGTCTAGATCTATCAGCTTGAACCGCACCGCTTCCTGAGCCGTTTCTTCTAGCATATGCCTCTAAAGCACCCGAGAACCTCTCACGGCTGTCTTGTCCAGCTGtaatacattaaaacaaaaatttggtTTCTTCAATATTCCAATCAAAACTGGAATTGAATCAATAGACTCTTCTCATATGATCTAACAACAAAGCTTAAGGGATTACCTGAAGGTTTTTCTGGTCTCTCGGCAGATGGCACTGGGGGATTCAGAGCTGGTCTAAGGCTTGACTGTTTAAACACAGAGACAATCGTGAGGGTTTGTTTGATAATATGCTCTAGAGGAATTGAAAATGATGGAATAACTCCAAATATGTATGTTACTTACTCTTGGTTTGGAGCTGGAGCTAGAGCTTGAACCGAACTGTGGATACTTCAAGATTGTCCAATCAAATACATAGTCAAACTGATAACCTgcaaatatataacatttttaataaaatcttttgttttgtgttttatgTGAAAATATTCAAGCATAAGTTTTCCCAAACCTTCTCGGATGAACAGATCTCTGAAAAGCCTCTTTAGGTATGGATAATCTGGTTTGTCTTCAAACCGTAATGATCGTACATAGAGAAAGTATGATGTGAACTCAGATGGAAATGATTTACAGAGAACCTGTCAGTggtatataaattgttatctattaataaataaatgacACTTCAGCTAACTTCAATGGTAAACGGAGTAGAAACTAGTTACCTCTACGGGTGTAAGCCTTTTCTTTTCGCTGATCTTGTCATACTTCTGCTTTTTTGTACCCGCGCGAAGGCCTTGCCAAGGCAGACTACCAAGAGAAAACTGAGGGTAAGGTGAAATGGAACCAAATAAAAAGCAAATGGGAAGCAGATTTATTTATATACCTTCCACGAAGAAAATACATAAGAACATAGCCAAGGGATTCCAAATCATCCCTCCTACTTTGCTCTGCGGCAAGACATCTCAGTTTTAGATTGACAAATATGATGGAAGCATAGAAGAGTAAAAGAGCAAAACAACACTCACCAATACCAAGATGAGTGTTAACACTTGCATATCGAGCTGTTCCAGTAAGATTCTTGTTTTCTCTACCAAAATAAAAGTATCTCTCAATATTCCTTCTATTCGAACATTTCTAAATGTAAACTCTTTCAACAAGATAAAGGTTAATATGAACCTGTAGGGAATGTGCCTATGAGTTTGGAGATCTCTGTACTTTTTTGCAAGCCCGTAGTCAATGATGTACACCTACACAAGACGAAAGAGTAACATATCAGAGAATGGATACAAACATATAAGATTGTATACAATAACTGCTCTCAGTCTCACCTGGTTTGCTTTGCGTCCAAGACCCATCAGAAAGTTATCTGGCTTAATATCACGATGAAGAAATCCCCGGACATGCATATACTCAACTCGGTTCAACTAAACAAATTATACAAATAAGTAAAGCAGTGTAATAGCTCCCACAAAAATGAATAAGAGGATATTTATTCATACCATCTGATCTGCGAGCATAAGAACTGTCTTTAGATTAAACCTCCGACTGCAATAATTAAACAAATCCTCCAGGCTAGGGCCCAGAAGATCAATCACCATGCAGTTGTATTCACCCTCGACCCCGTACCATTTCAAATGAGGAATACCAGCTTCAGCGAAAACAAGTGTAAATATAATGAAAGAGTGAATATCaagtaaagaaagaaagaaactcaCTTCCTCCTTGAAGAAGCATATAGAGCTTTGACTCATAATGAAGTTGAGGATGCCTGGCACGCGCAGGTTCCTGCACAAACACACAAATCCTTAATCATGCGAACAAAGTAAAGGAAGATAGTCAAACGTTGTTGTGACTTACAAGCTTCACGGCAACTTCGTCTCCAGTTTGCACATTCTTACCtgattaataaaaagaaaactttgaGATTGAGATTACCACAAAGAAGAATATTCTCAATATACCTATAAAAATTTCACCGAATGATCCACTTCCGAGTTTACGTCCCAACTTATACTTGCCACCAACCACACGATCCATAGTTTCAAATCAAAAAGCCGCCTTCTTTATTCGATCTATCCCACCCTAATTCGCCTCTAATCAGACCCGATAAGCTAATCCAGAGAAAACCCAAGTTGACCCAGATCTTCAATCGTGTTCCCTCCCTAGCTCGACAGAATCTATAACCACCACTCAGATCGAATCAAGTAGCCCTAATCGCTGAATTGATCAAAGTAATCCATTTGCTTGCGAATTATCACAAAGTAATCTAATTGATTGAGCTACGTTTCTGCTGACTAAAATTTTTACCAATTGACCACAATCGTAATCGAGAAAACTCTGTTTCTGACAAAAGTTTCAGATCAGGTAGAGGAGGAGAAAAGGATAATGGAAGGGAAGAGAACTGAAAAAGGGGTCTTCGGATTCGATTGAGtatcttttttgaaaaaaatgggACGGTAACGAATTAGAGACGAAATCAAACTTTAGAAGAAAAACGAGAGACGgccttgagagagagagagagagagattgtctTTCCTTATCCCTAATTTGTTTGCTTGTTTTCTTTCACTGAAAACTTgcttttattcttcttttgtgggttaattgttatttaattagaATGTGGCGTCaccatttaaaattaaaaccatTTACATTACCGTATGagatctttatatatttatattaaacattAGTGGTTGGTTTTGAATGTTCTGTATTCTATAAATGTGCCCGGTACAATCACAATCACTATTattatgaatgttttattttcaacttaaggaaaatatattttccataTAGTTCTCTATTATTTGCCTTCTTTTTCACAATCACTAAGtcataaaatgtatataaataataataataatcatataTTACTTCATTGTGTTTCTTGAATTCTCCACGAATTGAAACTTGAAAGCCCttgtctagaaaaaaaaattccaataattatttataaaaatatacagtTGTGCACCTGAACAGTGTCAAACATGTAATGACATGCATTTTCTACAAAGACAGCTACGATTTCGGTTTAAATATTAAGACTTAAAAAATCTAATCTAaaggttcaaaaaaaaaaaaaaaatctaatctaCATTAAAGAGACtatattctaaaatatcatTTGGAAAATATATATCACTAGTATTATCGCGTATGCACGCCTTCATTGTTTATGTCTAcgctaaattttattttaaagttaaaagtttgatatttatattttataagaatGTAATATGACCACATATGAATGTAAAATATTGATGTTTTTctaagagaaaaaaacaatatatatatatatataattataaaaacaaattgaaagAAAACGTATATTTTGATTAACTACAATTAAATATCAACCTTGATTTTGTAGATAGTTGACATTAGTATTTTTGTAGTCTTTCTCTTCTGTTTCTATCTACacttttacttttgttttcttttgcagTACAGTATCTCTTACATTTTTCATCTTAATTTTAATGCTATATTCACTCCGacatattcatttaaaaaagaATCTACAAATTTGGTAGAAAATTGCATCAAATAACTTCTAAGAAACTTTAAACCACTCTATGCATATAGGCTATGCGCCAATGCGCCATAGCAAGACAAGTGAtctgttatattatatattattgaattttgaataaaaacacTTGTGTATATTTTGGTAACAACGAACATCTTGTTGAATCTCTCCCCTTTCTATTTTCGTTTGTTAATataatgttaataaaattattcaccCCACGTCAAATCATTTACTCTCATCTTGTTCGAAGAGAAATTCTATAGGACACAATTTTAGTTTATCTTTGTAAAAATAgcttttaataaagaaaataaccaaaataaattttattaaaaagtaaaaaaattatttttatcctaaagttaattaatctaaacttaaagTTTAGaattaaggggtggagttttggagatatagtttcaaattataaaaaaaaataaaaaaaaaatattaaaaatttcaaaaaataaaaaaactattttggtcatttttttcatCGATGACTATTTTGCGACAAAAACTTAATTGAGAGAATTGCCGTTGaatgatatttacatttttaggaatttttttttgggcaaatctccaaaataggacatttctaagtttatatcacaaaaatagcactcaaaaactaaaatgaccaaaatagcacatttctaagtttatcttttgaaaattttattttttttatttttcaaaatttgaaatcttatccccaaaacctcatttctcaactctaaaccctaaaccctaaactctaaaccctaaaccctaaactccaaaccctaaaccctaaactctaaaccttaaaccctaaactctaaaccttaaaccctaaaccctaaaccctaaaccctaaaccctaaaatctaaaccctaaaccctaaaccctaaatcctaaaccccaccttttaactctaaaccctaagtttgtgacttttgataaaacattaagtgctatttttgtgacttttgactttgagtgctagtttgtaaacataaacttgattttgtgctatttttgtctttttctctttttttttaccataatttttatataaatgatttttttaaagtgaATATTAAGCATGGATTAAGGCCTCTCAGCCCGACGCATACAAAAATTGCCTAAAAGCTAAGACTCTGGTTAAAGTATGGGCTTGGTCATGTAAACGTTGGCCCATTAAAGAAGTTTATACGATAAACGTAATCTCCACGTTCAAGATATTCGATTTCATAAGCTGACGTGGCTAACACACCATGGATCTGAAGCTTCATCATGACTAATAAATAAACCTCAGCCCATCTTCACGCCTTCAAGCTCTTCTCTCTGCTAGACTGAGAAAATCAACGAGTTCTTTCTCCAGCGATATTTTTCCCAATCGATCAGATGGCGAAGGATCCAGTTCGTGTTCTCGTCACCGGAGCTGCAGGTAACTTCACATTTCTCCGATCTAGTATCAGATCTTTGGTTAGCGAACGCAAAAGTTATTGTTTCGTATCGTCCGATCGATGAATCATAGTGTAGTTCTAGGTCTTGAGATCTATTGGATCTAAGTATGTATTTGTTAGATCTAAAAAGGATCGTATTCAAGTGTGTGTTTGAACAAATCTGCAGGACAAATCGGATACGCTCTAGTCCCTATGATTGCGAGAGGAATCATGCTTGGTGCAGACCAGCCTGTGATCCTCCACATGCTTGATATACCTCCCGCCGCTGAAGCTTTGAACGGTGTCAAAATGGAGTTGATCGACGCTGCTTTCCCTCTTCTCAAAGGTGTGGTGGCTACGACTGACGCTGTTGAAGGCTGTACTGGCGTAAACGTTGCAGTTATGGTTGGTGGTTTCCCGAGGAAAGAAGGAATGGAGAGGAAGGATGTCATGTCCAAGAACGTTTCCATTTACAAGTCTCAAGCCGCTGCCTTGGAGAAGCACGCCGCACCAAACTGCAAGGTGATGATTGATATTTGATGATGAGTCTTTTTTCGAATCAGCCATCACATCATGAGATTGTTACTGTGAATGATAAtatagtttatgtttttttttttttgtaggtctTGGTTGTTGCAAACCCTGCAAACACCAACGCGTTGATCCTTAAGGAGTTTGCACCGTCCATCCCTGAGAAGAACATCACTTGCTTGACGAGGCTTGACCACAACAGGGCGTTGGGACAGGTCTCTGAAAGGCTAAGCGTGCCGGTGTCTGATGTCAAGAACGTGATTATCTGGGGAAACCACTCGTCGAGCCAGTACCCAGATGTCAACCACGCTAGCGTCAAGACTTCTTCTGGGGAGAAGCCAGTGCGCGAGCTTGTCAAGGACGACGAGtggtaaaaaaaatctttaaatccCCTTTTAGTGTCTCAATCTAATTGTTTATATATACGATCCTTGAAATTGTTTAATGTATGTAGGTTGAATGGAGAGTTCATCACTACCGTTCAACAACGTGGAGCTGCTATTATCAAGGCCAGGAAGCTGTCTAGTGCACTCTCTGCAGCTAGCTCAGCTTGTGACCATATCCGTGATTGGGTCCTTGGAACCCCCGAGGTTCTTTTCAATTTCGAACCAGTTGATTGTTTGTGttctaaaaaaactataataactaaatatattgtttgtttaatttgtcAGGGCACATTTGTTTCAATGGGAGTATACTCAGACGGATCATACAACGTTCCAGCTGGACTTATCTACTCTTTCCCCGTAACCTGCCGTAATGGAGAGTGGTCTATTGTCCAAGGTATACATATTTTTTCTCTTAccaaagtaaaaacaaaatgttttaaaagaGTTAGTGATTGCTGATGTGTGTTGTTTGATGTTGTTCAAAGGTTTACCGATCGATGAAGCATCGAGGAAGAAGATGGATTTGACAGCAGAGGAGTTGAAGGAAGAGAAGGACCTTGCTTACTCTTGCCTCTCTTAGACCGGCTTTTATCTGTGAAAAGATGATAAAGGAGCTTTGTTTCGAATAAGGATGCTTGTTGTTAAACCTCATGAGATTAAGAGGGGTACTTGTTTTTCCATTGTTGTGTTTCGCTGATTTACTGACCTTATAAACCAGCAATTTGAATCTTTGATCTCTTTCAGTCTCGTCTTTAGTTTTCCACTTTTTCCTTGCGTAATGGGAAAGAACTCCAAAACTGTGAACATATGGGCCAAAGTGTGCGGTCAAACTGTCCAAACTACACCACACGGTTTAATTTTTCTccaatttttatcaaataatttaaagaaaTACTAGATTACAAAAACGCAGATttgtttttgcaattgaataaactattttgaatgaatttttataCGAGATATTGTATAGGTTTGGACAAATATATTACCTGGAAAAAACGAAACTAAAATTGAAcagaatttataaataactgaGAACCAAATAGATAcctaaatatgtaaaatataaattatacacttatagatattaattatatttaatttttaaataaccgaatatcttaaaaatactatttataaaatgaattaCTCGAAAACGTGAATTATCCGGAAAACTGAattacttaaatatttttttattcaaattattaaaaatcatctaaactatcaaatatttttatccgAACAATCCGAATTACCCGATATTTAAACTGAAAACCTCAaattatctgatatttttatctataagaAGGCCAAAACTTCATAATTGTACAAAATGTatattctaatattttatagtaTAAAACACATGATCCACTTTATATATACGTAAATTATAAAGAGCATTTCTCATATTTTTCATGTactataaagttttactaaataaagtATAGAAGTGGtataaagtatataatattaACGCATACAAAAAGAGGTGGacctattaaataaaagttgacCAAATTATTATTGTtcgaaaaatatatagtaacatattgttagtctAAATTTATGGTAAGAACaaagtattataatataatgaaAGAGTGCAACAATTttgtataagtagatttttcagaatgtttcttttttaatagtaAAGATGTGCTTAAtcatttgataaaacattaGTATGTTAAATTATTTGATCTGGAAAATTATTGGtttgttttgtcaaaaaattATAGGTGAAAAATTTATTGATCTAATGTTTGTTTTTAGTTAAACAATATCTCTagaatttttattggtttatatatagggctttttgttgataaaaaaataggttCTTTCAAAAATGACTTAAAATTTGTGATCAAACTCAACATTGAGATTTTATGAATTCTTGCTTGAGAAATTGCCTAAAGTGAATTGCAAAAATTATTGCATTCATAatacaatttttcatatttactttaaccacttttaccttcatttttaaaaaagaaaaaacatttataaccctATGATTAACTAATCAAGACTTGAGATTTAAAGTTGAGAGCTGAGGTATGATTTTTGGAATGAagaatttatgattctaataaatatataaataaatatttttttaacattggtTAATTTTGCTATTACAAAttatgagaaacattacataggCGATACTACAACCGACAATTTTACCTGCCTTGTAAGGATTTCCGTATGACTGCATCACCCTGAGCCACCCTATGAGATCCATTCCTGACGGTACTCCTTGCGCCATGCCGAAAATCAAGATTTTTCTCTAATACTCCGCATAATTCGCCTTTTCCAGGAACTGAAACTCAAACTTCCTGGTGTATAACTCTTAATGAACCCTTTGATCAAACCACTGGACCAATGGGCTTCCACATAAATacatactttaaaaaaaatatttttttaaaaaaatagattcaaaaataatttcgaatttcaaaaagaaaaattcaaaaataaaattacaaaa
This genomic stretch from Brassica napus cultivar Da-Ae chromosome C9, Da-Ae, whole genome shotgun sequence harbors:
- the LOC106366625 gene encoding casein kinase 1-like protein 8 isoform X1, yielding MDRVVGGKYKLGRKLGSGSFGEIFIGKNVQTGDEVAVKLEPARARHPQLHYESKLYMLLQGGTGIPHLKWYGVEGEYNCMVIDLLGPSLEDLFNYCSRRFNLKTVLMLADQMLNRVEYMHVRGFLHRDIKPDNFLMGLGRKANQVYIIDYGLAKKYRDLQTHRHIPYRENKNLTGTARYASVNTHLGIGECCFALLLFYASIIFVNLKLRCLAAEQSRRDDLESLGYVLMYFLRGSLPWQGLRAGTKKQKYDKISEKKRLTPVEVLCKSFPSEFTSYFLYVRSLRFEDKPDYPYLKRLFRDLFIREGYQFDYVFDWTILKYPQFGSSSSSSSKPRSSLRPALNPPVPSAERPEKPSAGQDSRERFSGALEAYARRNGSGSGAVQADRSRPRTSENALASSKDTITPQNYERVVERPISSTRHASSSRKAAIVSSVVRATSSADFTENRSSRVVPNNGRSSTAQRTQHVPDPTTRPSSSSFSRAVPSRTARDTALQNFELLTLGNGKRK
- the LOC106366625 gene encoding casein kinase 1-like protein 8 isoform X2 — encoded protein: MDRVVGGKYKLGRKLGSGSFGEIFIGKNVQTGDEVAVKLEPARARHPQLHYESKLYMLLQGGTGIPHLKWYGVEGEYNCMVIDLLGPSLEDLFNYCSRRFNLKTVLMLADQMLNRVEYMHVRGFLHRDIKPDNFLMGLGRKANQVYIIDYGLAKKYRDLQTHRHIPYRENKNLTGTARYASVNTHLGIEQSRRDDLESLGYVLMYFLRGSLPWQGLRAGTKKQKYDKISEKKRLTPVEVLCKSFPSEFTSYFLYVRSLRFEDKPDYPYLKRLFRDLFIREGYQFDYVFDWTILKYPQFGSSSSSSSKPRSSLRPALNPPVPSAERPEKPSAGQDSRERFSGALEAYARRNGSGSGAVQADRSRPRTSENALASSKDTITPQNYERVVERPISSTRHASSSRKAAIVSSVVRATSSADFTENRSSRVVPNNGRSSTAQRTQHVPDPTTRPSSSSFSRAVPSRTARDTALQNFELLTLGNGKRK
- the LOC106366626 gene encoding malate dehydrogenase 1, cytoplasmic-like; amino-acid sequence: MAKDPVRVLVTGAAGQIGYALVPMIARGIMLGADQPVILHMLDIPPAAEALNGVKMELIDAAFPLLKGVVATTDAVEGCTGVNVAVMVGGFPRKEGMERKDVMSKNVSIYKSQAAALEKHAAPNCKVLVVANPANTNALILKEFAPSIPEKNITCLTRLDHNRALGQVSERLSVPVSDVKNVIIWGNHSSSQYPDVNHASVKTSSGEKPVRELVKDDEWLNGEFITTVQQRGAAIIKARKLSSALSAASSACDHIRDWVLGTPEGTFVSMGVYSDGSYNVPAGLIYSFPVTCRNGEWSIVQGLPIDEASRKKMDLTAEELKEEKDLAYSCLS